Genomic window (Phragmites australis chromosome 21, lpPhrAust1.1, whole genome shotgun sequence):
CAAAATGACACTACCGCTTCTATGTTCTTTTTTCATCGGTTCTTCTTGCAGCTAGAGAGGGCATAGTTCTTGTCACATAAATCGTATCTTGCAATGCATGGTCATTGACGAGTGCTGTATCGCTGTAACGAGTGACAAGAGGCTGTaagtttttctctctttttttccgaCCTGGATCTTGTATATGATGATTCCATTATCGTGTTGATGCAGCCAAATTACTGGCCACCTGAGAAACAATGACATGTGCATCTGTGTTGCAATGCCAAGAAACGTATCGGATTTCTACGTCAGTAAACTTGGTGAACATCTGGAACTTTTTTATCGAAAACATTAGGAACTTTGGAGGATTTTTACATCAGTAAACTGATGGACATCAGGAACTTTTTTCTGTTATCGTTATCTTATTTTATAGGAAACAGTTAGGAACTTTGGCTCTCTAAACACAGAGCAATGCCTCATATTCAGTTTGCTGGGCAAAGCCTCTGCTTCAGAATTGCCAGCCGTCTCCCCACCTTGTTTGCTGAAAGAAAAGGCAGCTGTCCGATCTTGGCAGCCTTGCAATGGCCGTGAGCTCGTCGTCGTGGTGGCGCCTGTAAGAATTCATGGCCGTGAGCTAAGCTGAGCACGAGCAGGCTCGACGGACGGACGCGGCCGCGAGTGACCTTTCAACGGCGGCGGGATCTCCCACCACGGATTCGCCGACTGCTGGGGCCTCACCCTGGGAGCACGCGGTGGGCCCATCTAGTCAGTGATGTACCCAGCGGTTCCGTCTAGAATTCGCGTCAACTCGGACGCTGACGCGTGGGCCCCGGCGCTCGGTCTTGACCTAGCTCCAGGGGTCCGCCTCCACCGCAACAAGGAAAAGCCGAGCTCGCCTcgcacctctctctctctctctctcgccgccgccgtcgccgtcgcgatGGGCGACTACGGCCACGGCGGGCCGATGCGGGGGCCGAACCAGGACTCGCGCCCCAAGGGGGGTCAGCGCCCCAACATCCAGCAGCTCAAACTCGTAAGCCaccaatccccccccccccccggctaaaccctaaccctagctatCTGATTCGTTCTGATCCGAGGTTTGGTGTCTGCAGATGGGGCAGATCCACCCGACGGGGCTCACACCAAACCTGCTCAAGCTCTTCGAGCCGCGCCCGCCGCTCGAGTACAAGCCACCGCTCGAGAAGCGCAAGTTGCCAGCCTACACCGGTGAGAAGTCGGGggattttctttcttcttttggtTTGCGAGAAGATGTTTTGAAGACTTCGCTGGCTTGCCGACTGATGGATGTTGTGGCCTGCTGATTTGGTTGCAGGGATGGCGCAGTTCGTGTCGCACTTCGCCGAGCCTGGGGATCCTGAGTACGCCCCGCCGGTGCCCAAGTGCGAGACAAGGGTACGCTCCTTTGGTTATTGCTATGGCAATGTTTGTTTCCATATGCCGTCGTTCTGCGGTACTCGATGTGCTAAGTTCCGTGGTCTCTACTGTATATGCTAATGATATGGTTGCATGTTAGTAGGATTTCCGCTAATTCAGATGTTCAATTAGGTTTTTGAGGTGGTATACTTGAGTGTTTAATGCAACTGTAATAGTGGgtctttccttttgttttaaAAAGATTTTGTTCTGGTTAATTCAAGATGCAGGAAAACCACATCTAACAAATTGGTCCTTTAACTTTGCAAGTTCGTCCTTAAAAACGATTGCTTACAAAACCTGCGTGTATTGAGCACGTGATATTTAGTGGTGTTATATACGACTGTTCATCATTGTTTACGCTAGAAAGAAGCATGCACAACTTGAGTACCTGCCAGTGAGATAATTATACTTGAAACTGTTTGAGAGATGTTATCATCTATTCCACTTTGCAAAGGCATTGCTGCTCTTCTTTCAACTGAGTAACTCCTGAGGCTGAATCATTCTACAGATAAAACAAATATTCTGCAATAATTCTGGCCCTCTTAATGATACATGGAACATGTAGCTTGTGTTATTAGCATTATAAGTTCAACTGCATTATTGGTGCATATTGTATCATTGTTGTACCCTTTTGCCATTCTATCTCCTATTCCATTATTATATGTTCTGTATGCAGGATGAAAAGAAGGCTAGGATCCGCATGAATAAGCTGGAGCAAGGTGCAGCTATGGTTGCTGAAGAACTTCAGAAATGTGAGCCACACTGctgctccttttctttttagatgatggATATATTTACACCGTTATTCTGATTTTACTTTACTTTTATGTAGATGACCCACAAAGTGACCCGAATGCCACCGGAGACCCTTACAAAACACTCTTTGTTGCAAGACTTGTAAGTTATTTTTCTGCATCATTTAGGTGTTCATGATTCACATGAAAATAAGATAGTTGGTAAGTTATTTGGTAACTTAATGTATTGACTTTACCAAACTTTTGCAGAATTATGAGACGCCCGAGCATAGGATTAAACGGGAGTTTGAAGCTTATGGGCCTGTTAAAAGGGTAAGTACATGTGGTAAATTCCAGTGCAGTACAAGTTATTGTACTTTGGTAAGGTTTTTCGATTATTTTAATTGGCAAACCATCATCATTGGTGAAAACGGGAAAGAAAAAACTGTCTCATGGCCAGTGTATATGTTCATGTGAATTTCTCTAACAAGACCTATTTGGGCATGAGAATATCATTATCTTGTTGCTGTAACCACAGAACTAGGTGTGGTtgtttgtgtcttttttttttttttgcaaatgttctattttcaaagaaaaaaatttgcTCGCTAGTGTTCTCTACCATTTTGAAcgaattttttgaaatttgctAGCAATCGTTCTATTTTCTCTGTCGACCTTGTGAAGCTGACAATATGTTCCTCTTTCACGTGTGTGAACACACATTTACTGTTTGCTCTTAACTACTTCACCTCTTCATTTTAACTGATCTCCGAGATATGACATTGATCATTACTTTCTATAATTTCCTGTTACTTGAAAATATAAATAGATTTTAATTGTAATATAATGAAAGTACTCTAAACTTGTATATATATGCCTTTGTTTGGGAAGTTTACACAATCCTTCTTTGTAAGCCATCTTTAAACCGTTTGGGGATTAGATGGGATTGATACACTTAGTGGTGAAGTAATATAGTGTTAAGGCATAAATATATTCTGCTGCTAATGGTTAGTCTTTTGCTCTGAACCTTTTGCAAGCCAATCTAATATGTGCGTTGTTGGTACAACCAATTAAAGACATGAAGATGCTTTTAAAACAAATATACACAAACAGGTAACTATGGTTGCACCTGTGTGCATCCTAGATGTTCTGTTTCCTTGAGCAAACAATTTGCTTCGGCCAAAGGCAGCTCAAGGTAGAGTCGCTTTCCCATTCCACAAAATTGCATCTACCACATGTCAATTAACTGTGGCAGACAAGCTTGAAGAATTCTGACAGTGACACAATTAAGCTTAGAtcactttatatttttttaaaagcagCTTATCTGCAGGCAAGCATTTCTACAGTCTGGGCTTAATCGGGTAGGTCCACTGGTGAGTATAGTGTTTATAGTTGCTTTCAATGGGCTATTAAAGCTAGTGCTGCTTCAAAGTTCTGCTTCTCGTGGAGGACAACAACACGATATAATGCCAATGGCATCTCTCAACTCCTAGAGTTGAAGATTCATCCATTTTGTGCATAAGGGGTATACATCACTCACTTGTGTTTATCACATTAATTTCTGTTACTTCTGTTGCTATCTGTTCGTCTTGATCGCGAAGGTTGAACAAATAATACGCAATGGAGAGGGTAACTTGGTATAGTATTTAGTATTTCGTATACCCTTTTCCTTTAGTAAGTTCCCTGGTAAGGGGAAATGCAATGTTTTTCCCAACAAATGCCAAGCGGTCAGACATCGCTTTTTACTCCAACTGTGTTGATCTGTGATGGATTTCACTCCTCGTGTGGAAGCTCTACATATACAAGGTTAGCACGGCTGTTTTAGGCATCATGCCTCTGTCGTGCAACATAGAATATGCTAAAATGAACAAACAAATGTAATGATAGCCAGTAATACATCATCTTTTCAAGTTCAGTAGAACTTCCTTCTTGAAAATTTGTTAATTACTGTCTTTGATCTCTGCAGGTGCGGCTTGTAACTGACAAGGATACAAATAAACCTAGAGGATATGCattcatcgaatatatgcaCACTCGGGACATGAAAAGTAAGTTTGTTTTGGCAAATGTCCCGTGTAGGCTTCTTTGTCACTCCTAACATCTTACATTCTCTGCTAATTTGGTTTTTTACCAGATGCTTACAAGCAGGCAGATGGGAAAAAAGTGGATGGTAAGAGGGTAATAGTTGATGTGGAGCGTGGTAGAACTGTTCCAAATTGGCGTCCCAGGAGATTGGGTGGTGGTCTTGGATCAAGCAGGATTGGTGGTGAGAACGCTGACAAGAAGGATTCTGCTAGGTACGTTCATATTTTCTTGCTTGATCATTTGTAGAATGCTGTTACGTTTTTTATCCTTGCATAGAATGAGTCGCTGGATTTAATTGATCACCAATGCTTTGTATGTTACTGGACATATTTGTTTGCTACTGTATCTTTCATTCCTtgtcttctcttcttctctgtaGTATTATCAAAAGGGGGTTTCATATCATGTGATATTGCAATACATTCACTTTTCAATGTTTAGTACTGAAAGTTGTGTGTTTTTGGGGTACTGCTGTGATTCCTTATGTTGGGAGTAGGATATCTGGCTGTTCTTATTGTCTTACACTTGCATGTTTCTGCTTATCAGGGAGCAACAGCCTGCTGGGCGCCCTAGATCAGAGGAGCCTAGGAGGGATGATCGTCGTGCAGATAGGTAAGCCATGTAAAATAAATGCGATTGTTGCATTCGCATCTTACTTCGGTATTCATGTCATGCTTCCTCGTCAAATTACTTTTTGCTGCAGGGATCGGGAGAAGTCTCGTGAAAAGGTACGGGAAAGAGATCGTGATGAGAGGACACGTGAACGCTCACATGACCGGACTCGTGATCGTGATTCAAGAGAAGAGAAGCACCACCATAGAGACCGTGAGAGGACTCGGGACAGGGAGCGAGGGAAGGACCGGGAAAGAGACCATGGGCGTGACCGTGATCGTGATCGCCGTGACAGAGATAGGGACAGGGATCGTGGTCGGGACAATGATAGAGAAAAGGACCGTGATCGCCATCGTGAGAGGGGCAGGGACCGTGACAGAGATTATGAGCGTGCCAGTCGTGAACGGGACCGTGGTCACTTGCATGACAAGGATGCCGACTATGGCAGTGGTGTGCCAAAACATGACAAAAATCTGTCCAACTATGGGCAGGATTATGATTATAGCCAGTATGAGCAACACAAAGGTCATGAGGCCTATGGTTATGGCCAAGATGGACGCGGCCGTGAAACTGAGCACTCAAAGCGGCATGAGCATGAGTACTATCGTGTTGACTCGTTAGGGAAGATGGAAGCCAATTATCAGGTGCAACCTAGCAATGCTGAACCTGAGGGCCCTGAGGAAGGTGAGGCATATGAGGAGGGCGACTACCAGTATCACCGAGCAGGTGACCACATGAATGATTCTTGAACGTGGCGGTAAGATTTGTGAACGCCACACACAGCTTTATTGGTTTCTTGTCTACTGTTTTGCTAAATGCTAATGATGTTTTCTTTATTAATTCGTTGGATGATCTCAGCTCATTAGGGCTTGTTTGTGATGCTCTTTGATGTTGGCCAAAGGAAGCAGAAGCATCTTTACCTGTTGGATATGGGTGGAATATGGATATGTGATGACTCTGTCTGTTTTTTTCCCCGGAATAGTATGTTTGTGTAACATGATTGTAAGGAGAGCAGTACGGTTGCCCTCGCCTTGCATTCTCTGCTGGAAGTTTTATATGACAAATGCTTAAAACAGACGATTCCTTGCATCGATAGCAAATAGAGTACACATTTCGGCGTCCTAGCGTCGTTATTCATTGTCTTCAAGGGCACTTGGACATGCATGGGTTTGCTATTCATTTTTTTATAGCATGATCATTCTCCGTTGTTGCTGGATGTGCCAGATGGAATTCTTGCTGCAGATAGTTGAGCAATGGCTCCCTATGTCCCTTTGCTGAGCAGCGGTGGTAGTGGGTGAGTTGGGATTGTTACCTTGACAGGGTATATATTCTAGAGAAGTGAAtaatgtttttttctctcttccatAGCACCTGTATAGATAGTGCTATAAGCTTACTTATGGCACCCTCCGGAAATGTATAATGTTGGGGAAATATTTCAGCCGTAGATATTGTAAAGAGTTACTATCAAGGACTATTACCCCTTGCGGCAACTAGGGTCTTCAGAGCCCGTGAGCTTTCTCCTCAAGTCATCGACTTTTGGAGCTTGGGAAGCTAGCTGAGCCTTGATGCTCCTTGGTTCGGTCAATCTAAGCTAGGAGGCACTTTGGCTTATGACCCCTCGGATCCCTCGCTTTGGAGCGGTTCTGAAGACCAAGCCTGGGAGTCCCTTCAAGGTTTGGAGATCCTTGACCTTTGGAGGTCGCGAACTCCTAGAAACTGGATGTCTGTCATAAGATGATCACATTTAAGGCTGGTCATGTGATGGTTACCCTGACATACCAGGAGCGAGTGGTAACCGACTTGACATGTTGGACAATGCGGTGTCGCAATGGACGATTAAGCTTACCACCACTTATTGCCACGGTTAGAAAATATCCTCCAAGTAGGGTTATACTCCCCCATTCAGAAATAgtagttgtatttttttaaaaaaaagtctaactttgtgtactttgattaacatttaatcaaattataagaatatctagtgcataaaaattatacaattaggttcacaattcaaaataatttcatattatataggttttgtagctataaatgatatattttgtgagaaaatattAGTTGAAATCAAACTTCGAAGACCGAGCGTAAAAGGAACACGCATACTATTTCTGAACAGAGGGAGTAGTATTTTTACCTAGGCCTGAACCATGTTACCCGGTCGGCTCTATGCCTTTGTTGCATAGGGGAAACATGTATCATTATCCTGGTAGGGTACGATTGTATACTCACCCTGAATGACACTATAAATTCAAACATGTGGCTATCAGGCTAGAGAGCAGATTTTGACCATCACCGCATTGGTCATTCGTTTCCTCTCTACTTCTTCAAGCTTGAGATACTCCTATGAGTGAGCTCTCACCGCACTTTGttgtggaagatattttctttcaccaacagtcGACGCCGTTCGTGGGGAGGAACATAGAAGGAGAGGTAGGATGTCACCAGAGAAGGAGACCACCTGGGCGCTGGCCTAGACGACAGGCTCCACCATTACACCTGCGTGAAGGTTGGCGTAGCAGCCACAGCCAAGCACTTGATGTGCCACAACCAGTTCCACAACCGGGTGGAATGGGGGCCCGACGGCTACCGCCAATCTTGTCACGACCCCAGCAGTGGTTGGCACGGGGGCCGCAGTTGGCTCTGAGGCTTTCTAGTAGCAATACAGCGAAGAGCTGGCTGTACCCCAAGGGGCTATGGTTGAGGCCGCGGCTATGCAGGCCGCCTTTTGATGGTTCTGGGGGCTAAAACCTAGGGGCAGTTGTGCCTGGACCCAGCCCCGAGATGACTTCGGTGACGACGTCCATGGCACTTTCATAGAACAATTGTCCTCTAAAGCCTATTCGCTCGGTAGCATCCTCAGCCTCCCTCGGTGAAAAGGGGCACCGAGGAGGCCATGTGCTCCGGAGTGCGCAGATCCCACCAACGATGTAGGCGACGCGGTCGGGGGTGCTTAGGCTCCTGCCCTAAATGAAGACGCGCCCAGGGAAGTCTACATAGGGCTGGACGTGCCCATAATACCGAGGGCTGCCGGACACTCGTACATCCCGGCAAATACATCGAGAGACGGGCGGCGTGCCTGGTAGGGAAAGGATCCAACGGAGAGCGACTCGGTGATCGGAGGCTTGCATCATGCCGCCGGGCCCCTCGGCTAACTCTGCCGACTCAAACTCCGCCATCAATGGTGCATCACCCTAGCGATGAAGAATCCCCGATGGCCCCTTGAAATGGCGTCGGCGAAACTACacacgaggggggggggggcagcggTGTCGGGGCAACGGGCCTAAGCCCTTGCGACCTCTACCTCCAGCAAACATCATGGGGAAATCCTTCCCTCTCACTAACGCTCTAAATAGTTGCGGCCAGCATCCTCAAACATCAAACCCAATGTGGGAGGCCGGCCCAGGTCTCCGGCTGCTCTGAAGGTGTGACGCATGTTTTCTCCCTCTCTGTGTGCTCTCTCTGCCATGTGGGCCCTGCTCGATCACCCCCAACCTCCCGCTCGCCCCACTTCCCCGGCAACCGTCGCACGACGCCATCAACTCAATCCCCCGACTTTACAACCGCCCTCCCCAGCTATAAAATCCGAATCAACCCCCAGCCGAGGCTCCTCTCGTCTCACCGTGCCCAAGCCCCCAAGCTTCATCGGATTTCCCCCACCAGAGGGCTCCTGCGTTGTCACCGAACCTCCACCGAGCGCCCTCATCGTCGCCGTGCCTCTCCACACTTCGCCGACGCCATCTGACCTCACGTCCGTGTTTGCTGTCCGATAGTCAACGTCCTCGACAACCTTCAATCAAGTTTCATTGCCGCGTTCAAGTTCCAGAGGCCGCTGGACGTCTGCCGTTGAAGCCCGTCATTGCTGAGCCTCTCCGGTCTTCCCCGACGCGCCGTGACCCATCAAACGGACTCGCCGTCAGCACCTGGTCTTTCTTCGCTGCTCACCGTCGCCTCCCAACACTGTagcgccgtgcgccgccgtcctccagccgtgcgccgccgtggaGACCTGTCGCCATCGTCGTCCCGAGGCGGAGCCCAGGAAGCTTGCCCTCCACCATCCGATCATAGAGCAACGACCATGATTAAAAGGTGagataccccttcgctagcTAATAGGATCATGCCACGTGTCCTCTTTAACCTAGTCAGCTTATGAGAGCCACGTCAGCGCCACGTGCCTTCCACGTGTCGGGCCACgtcagccgagccgagccagtcagcagccacatcAGCGTGCTGACATCATGCTGACATCATAATTAggttttctaaataaaaattaatctgttaattcttttaaataggtaattttgcagttaggtccctagaTTTTTTGGATTTCATAAAAAGCCCCTTTCAGCCcctgttattttacttttagcccatcatagttttatttatttgcatATAGGTCTCTGAACTTTTACAAATaagcccctagacttttctatGTTTACCAAATAGCCCCTACGTTTTTACAGAAAGACCCCTATAACTTTAAACCTTAATAacattttcatacgagctccattttaggcgattcttgtgctCACATGATCGTAGTAGCGAGTAATTTCTATTAGTAGATTTTTTTATAGCGCTTTGTTACTGTTTGGTaggttgttcttagtgttttctttgtgttgtttgtcggaaGTTCCCACagttagtcgataacgttctggaACAGCTCGAGAGACTTTGAGATCATGATTTCGAagatcactgagcagcacccAGGAAAGCGTCCATGATCACATCGATcccattgtaggaaagtgtgtcttttactttagttgcatgcttgtcaatatgaatcccaagtttagggtttactagtactttccagattatccttgtcacctgtgttgtagtttgggtgttaagggtagaaatgcttagtcatgTTGTCAAGTCGGGTGGTTTAAATGTGAATATGtgtaatggtctatgcaacatgaactggtttgggtaatctttgtagcaacatggaacatagggatTTTGAGCAGGAGGTCgcatgatgatggtgcgggtatGCACTGTGGGTTGGTGGTAGTACCTGCTTGGGAccttaaggaccggttcttgaagcctatAACCCGACTGAACAAcgcaaccatgaggcctatatgggtacgacatgaccaattaattagccacctctccggttctgtgggcaccagtggacgattgagtggcacaagagggggcttctgcagcgatggaatcgtctgctagcggtgaaacctcaatggGTTCCTACGGatcggtgggagctttgtaacggtcttgtagtgatctcctggcagcacaccataggaagtgtgcaagtgttTGATCAGCACTacaacatggagactgtcacctggtaatgcgggtgatgaaatc
Coding sequences:
- the LOC133903059 gene encoding U1 small nuclear ribonucleoprotein 70 kDa-like, which codes for MGDYGHGGPMRGPNQDSRPKGGQRPNIQQLKLMGQIHPTGLTPNLLKLFEPRPPLEYKPPLEKRKLPAYTGMAQFVSHFAEPGDPEYAPPVPKCETRDEKKARIRMNKLEQGAAMVAEELQKYDPQSDPNATGDPYKTLFVARLNYETPEHRIKREFEAYGPVKRVRLVTDKDTNKPRGYAFIEYMHTRDMKNAYKQADGKKVDGKRVIVDVERGRTVPNWRPRRLGGGLGSSRIGGENADKKDSAREQQPAGRPRSEEPRRDDRRADRDREKSREKVRERDRDERTRERSHDRTRDRDSREEKHHHRDRERTRDRERGKDRERDHGRDRDRDRRDRDRDRDRGRDNDREKDRDRHRERGRDRDRDYERASRERDRGHLHDKDADYGSGVPKHDKNLSNYGQDYDYSQYEQHKGHEAYGYGQDGRGRETEHSKRHEHEYYRVDSLGKMEANYQVQPSNAEPEGPEEGEAYEEGDYQYHRAGDHMNDS